In Equus caballus isolate H_3958 breed thoroughbred chromosome 25, TB-T2T, whole genome shotgun sequence, one DNA window encodes the following:
- the MAMDC4 gene encoding apical endosomal glycoprotein isoform X1, translating into MWDGPGQTGRGVILPQATWLSLLAAGFPGWAWVPNHCKTPSEAVCNFVCDCRDCSDEAQCGYQGASPTVGAPFVCDFEQDSCGWRDISTSGYSWLRDRAGAVLEGPGPHSDHTLGTDLGWYMAVGTHRGKEVSTAALRSPILHEAGPACELRLWYHTASGDVAELRLELTHSMETLTLWQSSGPWGPGWQELVVATGRIRGNFQVTFSATRNATHRGTVALDDLAFWGCGLPTPQARCLPGHHHCQNKACVEPHQLCDGDDNCGDGSDEDTPLCSHHMATNFETGLGLWDNLEGWARNHSTSSPERPAWPRRDHSWNSAQGSFLVSVAEPSAPAILSSPEFQASGPHNCSLVFYHYLHGSEAGSLQLLLQTGGPGAPQAPVLLRRRHGELGAMWVRDRVDIQSKHPFRIVLAGQTGPGGIVGLDDLILSDHCKPVLVVSGPPPGLWAPVPWPQPSSLQPWDFCEPGHLSCGDLCVPPEQLCDFQQQCMGGEDEQECGTTDFETPMAGGWEDASVGRLQWGRHLAQESRVPSTHASGAAAGYFLSVQRAWGQLTAEARVLTPALGPSGPRCELHMAYYFQSHPQGFLALVVVEDGNRELVWQVPSSSSGGWKVDTVLLGARHRPFWLEFVGLVDLDGPGHQGAGVDNLIMKDCSPTATSETDTEISCNFERDTCGWHISHLTDSHWHRMESHGPGYDHTTGRGYFMLLDPTDPPARGPGAQLLTQPQVPAGSRECLSFWYHLHGPQIGTLRLVMRRDGEVDTHLWSRSGTHGNRWHEAWATLHHQLDSGTKYQLLFEGLRNGYHGTMALDDVAVRPGPCWAPKRCSFEDSACGFSTRGQGLWMRQTNATGHTAWGPRADHTTETAQGHYMVVNTSPQALPRGHIASLTSEEHRPLAQPACLTFWYHLSLQNPGTLQVHVEEARRRQVLSISAHGGFAWRLGSVDVQAEQAWRVSVQVGPSSPSKAPDYVRLLCPVPAQVVFEAVAAGVEHSYIALDDLLLQDGPCPRPASCDFEAGLCGWSHLPWPSLGGYSWDWSSGDTPSRYPQPSVDHTLGTEAGHFALFETGVLGPGGRAAWLRSQPLPPTVVSCLRFWYHMGFPEHFYKGELRVLLSSAQGQLVLWGAGGHLRHQWLESRLEVASTEEFQVRPGDLRGSGGVILLLGSTQPLFSTYQIVFEATLGGQPALGPIALDDIEYLAGQRCQLPAPSQGDAAVATSQATVPAVVGGALLLLVLLVLLALVGRHWLWKKGDCAFGAKRAAAAPGFDNILFNADGVILPVSVTNDQ; encoded by the exons ATGTGGGACGGTCCTGGGCAAACCGGGAGGGGAGTCATTCTGCCCCAGGCCACCTGGCTGTCTCTGCTGGCAGCAGGGTTCCCAGGCTGGGCCTGGGTCCCCAACCACTGCAAGACCCCCAGCGAGGCCGTGTGCAACTTCGTGTGTGACTGCAGGGACTGCTCCGATGAGGCCCAGTGCG GTTACCAGGGGGCTTCACCCACCGTGGGCGCCCCCTTTGTCTGCGACTTTGAGCAGGACTCCTGTGGCTGGCGGGACATCAGCACCTCCGGCTACAGCTGGCTCCGAGACCGGGCAGGAGCTGTGCTGGAGGGTCCAGGGCCACACTCAGACCACACTCTCGGCACCGACCTGG GCTGGTACATGGCTGTTGGCACGCACCGTGGGAAGGAGGTGTCCACTGCAGCCCTGCGCTCTCCCATCCTGCATGAGGCAGGCCCTGCCTGTGAGCTGAGGCTCTGGTACCACACGGCCTCTGGAG ATGTGGCTGAGCTGCGCCTGGAGCTGACCCACAGTATGGAGACACTGACCCTGTGGCAGAGCtcagggccctggggcccaggctggcAGGAGCTGGTGGTGGCCACCGGCCGCATCCGGGGCAACTTCCAA GTGACCTTCTCTGCTACCCGAAATGCTACCCACAGGGGCACTGTGGCCTTGGACGACCTGGCCTTCTGGGGCTGTGGACTGCCCA CCCCCCAGGCGCGCTGCCTCCCGGGCCATCATCATTGCCAGAACAAGGCCTGCGTGGAGCCCCATCAGCTGTGCGACGGGGACGACAACTGTGGGGATGGTTCAGATGAGGACACTCCTCTCTGCA GCCACCACATGGCCACTAACTTTGAGACAGGCCTGGGCCTGTGGGACAATTTGGAGGGCTGGGCCCGGAACCACAGCACGAGTAGCCCCGAGCGCCCCGCCTGGCCGCGCCGTGACCACAGCTGGAACAGCGCACAGG GCTCCTTCCTGGTCTCCGTGGCCGAGCCCAGCGCCCCTGCCATCTTGTCCAGTCCTGAGTTCCAAGCCTCAGGCCCCCACAACTGCTCG CTTGTCTTCTATCACTACCTGCACGGCTCTGAGGCTGGCAGCCTCCAGCTGCTCCTGCAGACTGGGGGCCCCGGAGCCCCCCAGGCCCCCGTCCTGCTGCGCAGGCGTCATGGGGAGCTGGGGGCCATGTGGGTCCGAGACCGAGTTGACATCCAGAGCAAGCACCCCTTCCGG ATCGTCCTGGCGGGGCAGACAGGGCCGGGGGGCATTGTGGGCCTGGATGACCTCATCCTGTCAGACCACTGCAAACCAGTCCTGG TGGTGTCTGGCCCACCTCCGGGGCTCTGGGCCCCAGTGCCCTGGCCCCAGCCATCCAGCCTGCAGCCCTGGGATTTCTGTGAGCCAGGACATCTCTCCTGTGGGGACCTGTGTGTCCCCCCAgagcagctgtgtgacttccaGCAGCAGTGCATGGGGGGCGAGGACGAGCAGGAGTGTG GCACCACGGACTTCGAGACCCCCATGGCTGGGGGTTGGGAGGATGCCAGCGTGGGGCGGCTGCAGTGGGGGCGTCACCTGGCCCAGGAAAGCAGGGTCCCTAGCACCCATGCCAGCGGGGCTGCTGCTG GGTACTTCCTGTCCGTGCAAAGAGCCTGGGGGCAGCTGACGGCAGAGGCCCGGGTTCTCACACCAGCCCTGGGCCCCTCAGGCCCCCGCTGTGAACTCCACATGGCTTACTATTTTCAGAGTCACCCCCAAG GCTTCCTGGCGCTGGTCGTGGTGGAGGATGGCAACCGCGAGCTGGTGTGGCAAGTCCCAAGCAGCAGCAGCGGAGGCTGGAAGGTGGACACGGTGCTTCTTGGGGCACGCCACCGGCCCTTCTGG CTGGAGTTTGTTGGCCTGGTGGACTTGGATGGCCCTGGGCACCAGGGCGCGGGGGTGGACAACCTGATCATGAAGGACTGCAGCCCCACGGCGACCAGCGAGACAGACACAG AGATCTCATGTAACTTTGAGCGGGACACATGCGGCTGGCACATCAGCCACCTCACAGACAGTCACTGGCACCGCATGGAGAGCCATGGCCCTGGGTACGACCACACCACAGGCCGAG GCTACTTCATGCTCCTCGACCCCACAGACCCCCCAGCCCGGGGCCCTGGTGCCCAGCTGCTCACCCAGCCCCAGGTGCCGGCAGGCTCTCGGGAGTGTCTCTCCTTCTGGTACCACCTTCACGGACCCCAGATCG GGACGCTGCGCCTGGTGATGAGACGGGATGGGGAGGTGGACACACACCTGTGGTCACGCTCTGGCACCCATGGCAACCGCTGGCACGAGGCCTGGGCCACCCTCCACCACCAGCTGGACTCTGGCACCAAGTACCAA TTGCTGTTCGAGGGCCTCCGGAACGGGTACCACGGCACCATGGCGCTGGATGACGTGGCTGTGCGGCCTGGGCCCTGCTGGGCTCCCAAACGCTGCTCCTTCGAGGACTCAGCCTGCGGCTTCTCCACCAGGGGCCAGGGCCTCTGGATGCGCCAGACCAATGCCACAGGCCACACTGCCTGGGGCCCTCGTGCTGACCACACCACGGAGACGGCTCAGG GGCACTACATGGTGGTGAACACGAGCCCACAGGCCCTGCCCCGCGGCCACATAGCCTCCCTGACCTCAGAGGAGCACAGGCCACtggcccagcctgcctgcctgaCCTTCTGGTACcacctgagcctccaaaacccaG GCACCCTGCAGGTCCACGTGGAGGAGGCCAGGAGACGCCAGGTGCTCAGCATCAGTGCCCATGGAGGGTTTGCCTGGCGCCTGGGCAGCGTGGATGTACAGGCTGAGCAGGCCTGGAGGGTGAGTGTGCAGGTGGGTCCTTCCTCACCCTCAAAGGCTCCAGACTATGTGAGGCTACTCTGCCCTGTGCCTGCCCAGGTGGTGTTTGAGGCTGTGGCCGCCGGCGTGGAGCACTCCTACATCGCTCTGGACGACCTGCTCCTCCAGGACGGGCCCTGCCCTCGGCCAG CTTCCTGTGACTTTGAGGCtggcctgtgtggctggagccacctgccctggcccagcctgggcgGATACAGCTGGGATTGGAGCAGTGGAGACACACCCTCCCGCTACCCCCAGCCCAGTGTGGACCACACCCTGGGCACGGAGGCAG GCCACTTTGCTCTCTTTGAAACTGGCGTGCTGGGGCCTGGGGGCCGGGCGGCCTGGCTGCgcagccagcctctgcctcccaccgTGGTCTCCTGCCTCCGCTTCTGGTACCACATGGGCTTTCCCGAGCACTTCT ACAAGGGTGAGCTGAGGGTGCTCCTGAGCAGTGCCCAGGGCCAGCTGGTCCTGTGGGGTGCGGGCGGGCACCTGCGGCACCAGTGGCTGGAAAGCCGCCTGGAAGTGGCCAGCACTGAGGAGTTCCAGGTGAGGCCAGGAGACCTCAGAGGCTCAGGCGGGGTTATCCTTCTCCTCGGATCCACACAACCTCTTTTCTCCACCTATCAGATCGTGTTTGAAGCCACGCTGGGTGgccagccagccctggggcccaTTGCCCTGGATGACATTGAGTATCTGGCCGGGCAGCGCTGCCAGCTGCCTGCACCCAGCCAGG GGGACGCGGCAGTGGCCACATCTCAGGCCACAGTGCCAGCTGTGGTTGGCggtgccctcctcctcctcgtgcTCCTGGTACTGCTGGCACTCGTGGGAAGGCACTGGCTGTGGAAGAAGGGGGACTGTGCCTTTGGGGCCAAGAGGGCAGCTGCAGCCCCAGGCTTTGACAACATTCTCTTCAATGCG GATGGTGTCATCCTGCCGGTGTCGGTCACCAACGACCAGTAG
- the MAMDC4 gene encoding apical endosomal glycoprotein isoform X13: MWDGPGQTGRGVILPQATWLSLLAAGFPGWAWVPNHCKTPSEAVCNFVCDCRDCSDEAQCGYQGASPTVGAPFVCDFEQDSCGWRDISTSGYSWLRDRAGAVLEGPGPHSDHTLGTDLGWYMAVGTHRGKEVSTAALRSPILHEAGPACELRLWYHTASGDVAELRLELTHSMETLTLWQSSGPWGPGWQELVVATGRIRGNFQVTFSATRNATHRGTVALDDLAFWGCGLPTPQARCLPGHHHCQNKACVEPHQLCDGDDNCGDGSDEDTPLCSHHMATNFETGLGLWDNLEGWARNHSTSSPERPAWPRRDHSWNSAQGSFLVSVAEPSAPAILSSPEFQASGPHNCSLVFYHYLHGSEAGSLQLLLQTGGPGAPQAPVLLRRRHGELGAMWVRDRVDIQSKHPFRIVLAGQTGPGGIVGLDDLILSDHCKPVLVVSGPPPGLWAPVPWPQPSSLQPWDFCEPGHLSCGDLCVPPEQLCDFQQQCMGGEDEQECGTTDFETPMAGGWEDASVGRLQWGRHLAQESRVPSTHASGAAAGYFLSVQRAWGQLTAEARVLTPALGPSGPRCELHMAYYFQSHPQGFLALVVVEDGNRELVWQVPSSSSGGWKVDTVLLGARHRPFWLEFVGLVDLDGPGHQGAGVDNLIMKDCSPTATSETDTEISCNFERDTCGWHISHLTDSHWHRMESHGPGYDHTTGRGYFMLLDPTDPPARGPGAQLLTQPQVPAGSRECLSFWYHLHGPQIGTLRLVMRRDGEVDTHLWSRSGTHGNRWHEAWATLHHQLDSGTKYQLLFEGLRNGYHGTMALDDVAVRPGPCWAPKRCSFEDSACGFSTRGQGLWMRQTNATGHTAWGPRADHTTETAQGHYMVVNTSPQALPRGHIASLTSEEHRPLAQPACLTFWYHLSLQNPGTLQVHVEEARRRQVLSISAHGGFAWRLGSVDVQAEQAWRVSVQVGPSSPSKAPDYVRLLCPVPAQVVFEAVAAGVEHSYIALDDLLLQDGPCPRPASCDFEAGLCGWSHLPWPSLGGYSWDWSSGDTPSRYPQPSVDHTLGTEAGDAAVATSQATVPAVVGGALLLLVLLVLLALVGRHWLWKKGDCAFGAKRAAAAPGFDNILFNADGVILPVSVTNDQ; the protein is encoded by the exons ATGTGGGACGGTCCTGGGCAAACCGGGAGGGGAGTCATTCTGCCCCAGGCCACCTGGCTGTCTCTGCTGGCAGCAGGGTTCCCAGGCTGGGCCTGGGTCCCCAACCACTGCAAGACCCCCAGCGAGGCCGTGTGCAACTTCGTGTGTGACTGCAGGGACTGCTCCGATGAGGCCCAGTGCG GTTACCAGGGGGCTTCACCCACCGTGGGCGCCCCCTTTGTCTGCGACTTTGAGCAGGACTCCTGTGGCTGGCGGGACATCAGCACCTCCGGCTACAGCTGGCTCCGAGACCGGGCAGGAGCTGTGCTGGAGGGTCCAGGGCCACACTCAGACCACACTCTCGGCACCGACCTGG GCTGGTACATGGCTGTTGGCACGCACCGTGGGAAGGAGGTGTCCACTGCAGCCCTGCGCTCTCCCATCCTGCATGAGGCAGGCCCTGCCTGTGAGCTGAGGCTCTGGTACCACACGGCCTCTGGAG ATGTGGCTGAGCTGCGCCTGGAGCTGACCCACAGTATGGAGACACTGACCCTGTGGCAGAGCtcagggccctggggcccaggctggcAGGAGCTGGTGGTGGCCACCGGCCGCATCCGGGGCAACTTCCAA GTGACCTTCTCTGCTACCCGAAATGCTACCCACAGGGGCACTGTGGCCTTGGACGACCTGGCCTTCTGGGGCTGTGGACTGCCCA CCCCCCAGGCGCGCTGCCTCCCGGGCCATCATCATTGCCAGAACAAGGCCTGCGTGGAGCCCCATCAGCTGTGCGACGGGGACGACAACTGTGGGGATGGTTCAGATGAGGACACTCCTCTCTGCA GCCACCACATGGCCACTAACTTTGAGACAGGCCTGGGCCTGTGGGACAATTTGGAGGGCTGGGCCCGGAACCACAGCACGAGTAGCCCCGAGCGCCCCGCCTGGCCGCGCCGTGACCACAGCTGGAACAGCGCACAGG GCTCCTTCCTGGTCTCCGTGGCCGAGCCCAGCGCCCCTGCCATCTTGTCCAGTCCTGAGTTCCAAGCCTCAGGCCCCCACAACTGCTCG CTTGTCTTCTATCACTACCTGCACGGCTCTGAGGCTGGCAGCCTCCAGCTGCTCCTGCAGACTGGGGGCCCCGGAGCCCCCCAGGCCCCCGTCCTGCTGCGCAGGCGTCATGGGGAGCTGGGGGCCATGTGGGTCCGAGACCGAGTTGACATCCAGAGCAAGCACCCCTTCCGG ATCGTCCTGGCGGGGCAGACAGGGCCGGGGGGCATTGTGGGCCTGGATGACCTCATCCTGTCAGACCACTGCAAACCAGTCCTGG TGGTGTCTGGCCCACCTCCGGGGCTCTGGGCCCCAGTGCCCTGGCCCCAGCCATCCAGCCTGCAGCCCTGGGATTTCTGTGAGCCAGGACATCTCTCCTGTGGGGACCTGTGTGTCCCCCCAgagcagctgtgtgacttccaGCAGCAGTGCATGGGGGGCGAGGACGAGCAGGAGTGTG GCACCACGGACTTCGAGACCCCCATGGCTGGGGGTTGGGAGGATGCCAGCGTGGGGCGGCTGCAGTGGGGGCGTCACCTGGCCCAGGAAAGCAGGGTCCCTAGCACCCATGCCAGCGGGGCTGCTGCTG GGTACTTCCTGTCCGTGCAAAGAGCCTGGGGGCAGCTGACGGCAGAGGCCCGGGTTCTCACACCAGCCCTGGGCCCCTCAGGCCCCCGCTGTGAACTCCACATGGCTTACTATTTTCAGAGTCACCCCCAAG GCTTCCTGGCGCTGGTCGTGGTGGAGGATGGCAACCGCGAGCTGGTGTGGCAAGTCCCAAGCAGCAGCAGCGGAGGCTGGAAGGTGGACACGGTGCTTCTTGGGGCACGCCACCGGCCCTTCTGG CTGGAGTTTGTTGGCCTGGTGGACTTGGATGGCCCTGGGCACCAGGGCGCGGGGGTGGACAACCTGATCATGAAGGACTGCAGCCCCACGGCGACCAGCGAGACAGACACAG AGATCTCATGTAACTTTGAGCGGGACACATGCGGCTGGCACATCAGCCACCTCACAGACAGTCACTGGCACCGCATGGAGAGCCATGGCCCTGGGTACGACCACACCACAGGCCGAG GCTACTTCATGCTCCTCGACCCCACAGACCCCCCAGCCCGGGGCCCTGGTGCCCAGCTGCTCACCCAGCCCCAGGTGCCGGCAGGCTCTCGGGAGTGTCTCTCCTTCTGGTACCACCTTCACGGACCCCAGATCG GGACGCTGCGCCTGGTGATGAGACGGGATGGGGAGGTGGACACACACCTGTGGTCACGCTCTGGCACCCATGGCAACCGCTGGCACGAGGCCTGGGCCACCCTCCACCACCAGCTGGACTCTGGCACCAAGTACCAA TTGCTGTTCGAGGGCCTCCGGAACGGGTACCACGGCACCATGGCGCTGGATGACGTGGCTGTGCGGCCTGGGCCCTGCTGGGCTCCCAAACGCTGCTCCTTCGAGGACTCAGCCTGCGGCTTCTCCACCAGGGGCCAGGGCCTCTGGATGCGCCAGACCAATGCCACAGGCCACACTGCCTGGGGCCCTCGTGCTGACCACACCACGGAGACGGCTCAGG GGCACTACATGGTGGTGAACACGAGCCCACAGGCCCTGCCCCGCGGCCACATAGCCTCCCTGACCTCAGAGGAGCACAGGCCACtggcccagcctgcctgcctgaCCTTCTGGTACcacctgagcctccaaaacccaG GCACCCTGCAGGTCCACGTGGAGGAGGCCAGGAGACGCCAGGTGCTCAGCATCAGTGCCCATGGAGGGTTTGCCTGGCGCCTGGGCAGCGTGGATGTACAGGCTGAGCAGGCCTGGAGGGTGAGTGTGCAGGTGGGTCCTTCCTCACCCTCAAAGGCTCCAGACTATGTGAGGCTACTCTGCCCTGTGCCTGCCCAGGTGGTGTTTGAGGCTGTGGCCGCCGGCGTGGAGCACTCCTACATCGCTCTGGACGACCTGCTCCTCCAGGACGGGCCCTGCCCTCGGCCAG CTTCCTGTGACTTTGAGGCtggcctgtgtggctggagccacctgccctggcccagcctgggcgGATACAGCTGGGATTGGAGCAGTGGAGACACACCCTCCCGCTACCCCCAGCCCAGTGTGGACCACACCCTGGGCACGGAGGCAG GGGACGCGGCAGTGGCCACATCTCAGGCCACAGTGCCAGCTGTGGTTGGCggtgccctcctcctcctcgtgcTCCTGGTACTGCTGGCACTCGTGGGAAGGCACTGGCTGTGGAAGAAGGGGGACTGTGCCTTTGGGGCCAAGAGGGCAGCTGCAGCCCCAGGCTTTGACAACATTCTCTTCAATGCG GATGGTGTCATCCTGCCGGTGTCGGTCACCAACGACCAGTAG
- the MAMDC4 gene encoding apical endosomal glycoprotein isoform X3, with protein MPLPGHLLPALLLLLGFPGWAWVPNHCKTPSEAVCNFVCDCRDCSDEAQCGYQGASPTVGAPFVCDFEQDSCGWRDISTSGYSWLRDRAGAVLEGPGPHSDHTLGTDLGWYMAVGTHRGKEVSTAALRSPILHEAGPACELRLWYHTASGDVAELRLELTHSMETLTLWQSSGPWGPGWQELVVATGRIRGNFQVTFSATRNATHRGTVALDDLAFWGCGLPTPQARCLPGHHHCQNKACVEPHQLCDGDDNCGDGSDEDTPLCSHHMATNFETGLGLWDNLEGWARNHSTSSPERPAWPRRDHSWNSAQGSFLVSVAEPSAPAILSSPEFQASGPHNCSLVFYHYLHGSEAGSLQLLLQTGGPGAPQAPVLLRRRHGELGAMWVRDRVDIQSKHPFRIVLAGQTGPGGIVGLDDLILSDHCKPVLVVSGPPPGLWAPVPWPQPSSLQPWDFCEPGHLSCGDLCVPPEQLCDFQQQCMGGEDEQECGTTDFETPMAGGWEDASVGRLQWGRHLAQESRVPSTHASGAAAGYFLSVQRAWGQLTAEARVLTPALGPSGPRCELHMAYYFQSHPQGFLALVVVEDGNRELVWQVPSSSSGGWKVDTVLLGARHRPFWLEFVGLVDLDGPGHQGAGVDNLIMKDCSPTATSETDTEISCNFERDTCGWHISHLTDSHWHRMESHGPGYDHTTGRGYFMLLDPTDPPARGPGAQLLTQPQVPAGSRECLSFWYHLHGPQIGTLRLVMRRDGEVDTHLWSRSGTHGNRWHEAWATLHHQLDSGTKYQLLFEGLRNGYHGTMALDDVAVRPGPCWAPKRCSFEDSACGFSTRGQGLWMRQTNATGHTAWGPRADHTTETAQGHYMVVNTSPQALPRGHIASLTSEEHRPLAQPACLTFWYHLSLQNPGTLQVHVEEARRRQVLSISAHGGFAWRLGSVDVQAEQAWRVSVQVGPSSPSKAPDYVRLLCPVPAQVVFEAVAAGVEHSYIALDDLLLQDGPCPRPASCDFEAGLCGWSHLPWPSLGGYSWDWSSGDTPSRYPQPSVDHTLGTEAGHFALFETGVLGPGGRAAWLRSQPLPPTVVSCLRFWYHMGFPEHFYKGELRVLLSSAQGQLVLWGAGGHLRHQWLESRLEVASTEEFQVRPGDLRGSGGVILLLGSTQPLFSTYQIVFEATLGGQPALGPIALDDIEYLAGQRCQLPAPSQGDAAVATSQATVPAVVGGALLLLVLLVLLALVGRHWLWKKGDCAFGAKRAAAAPGFDNILFNADGVILPVSVTNDQ; from the exons ATGCCTCTGCCTGGCCACCTTCTGCCcgccctgctcctgctcctgg GGTTCCCAGGCTGGGCCTGGGTCCCCAACCACTGCAAGACCCCCAGCGAGGCCGTGTGCAACTTCGTGTGTGACTGCAGGGACTGCTCCGATGAGGCCCAGTGCG GTTACCAGGGGGCTTCACCCACCGTGGGCGCCCCCTTTGTCTGCGACTTTGAGCAGGACTCCTGTGGCTGGCGGGACATCAGCACCTCCGGCTACAGCTGGCTCCGAGACCGGGCAGGAGCTGTGCTGGAGGGTCCAGGGCCACACTCAGACCACACTCTCGGCACCGACCTGG GCTGGTACATGGCTGTTGGCACGCACCGTGGGAAGGAGGTGTCCACTGCAGCCCTGCGCTCTCCCATCCTGCATGAGGCAGGCCCTGCCTGTGAGCTGAGGCTCTGGTACCACACGGCCTCTGGAG ATGTGGCTGAGCTGCGCCTGGAGCTGACCCACAGTATGGAGACACTGACCCTGTGGCAGAGCtcagggccctggggcccaggctggcAGGAGCTGGTGGTGGCCACCGGCCGCATCCGGGGCAACTTCCAA GTGACCTTCTCTGCTACCCGAAATGCTACCCACAGGGGCACTGTGGCCTTGGACGACCTGGCCTTCTGGGGCTGTGGACTGCCCA CCCCCCAGGCGCGCTGCCTCCCGGGCCATCATCATTGCCAGAACAAGGCCTGCGTGGAGCCCCATCAGCTGTGCGACGGGGACGACAACTGTGGGGATGGTTCAGATGAGGACACTCCTCTCTGCA GCCACCACATGGCCACTAACTTTGAGACAGGCCTGGGCCTGTGGGACAATTTGGAGGGCTGGGCCCGGAACCACAGCACGAGTAGCCCCGAGCGCCCCGCCTGGCCGCGCCGTGACCACAGCTGGAACAGCGCACAGG GCTCCTTCCTGGTCTCCGTGGCCGAGCCCAGCGCCCCTGCCATCTTGTCCAGTCCTGAGTTCCAAGCCTCAGGCCCCCACAACTGCTCG CTTGTCTTCTATCACTACCTGCACGGCTCTGAGGCTGGCAGCCTCCAGCTGCTCCTGCAGACTGGGGGCCCCGGAGCCCCCCAGGCCCCCGTCCTGCTGCGCAGGCGTCATGGGGAGCTGGGGGCCATGTGGGTCCGAGACCGAGTTGACATCCAGAGCAAGCACCCCTTCCGG ATCGTCCTGGCGGGGCAGACAGGGCCGGGGGGCATTGTGGGCCTGGATGACCTCATCCTGTCAGACCACTGCAAACCAGTCCTGG TGGTGTCTGGCCCACCTCCGGGGCTCTGGGCCCCAGTGCCCTGGCCCCAGCCATCCAGCCTGCAGCCCTGGGATTTCTGTGAGCCAGGACATCTCTCCTGTGGGGACCTGTGTGTCCCCCCAgagcagctgtgtgacttccaGCAGCAGTGCATGGGGGGCGAGGACGAGCAGGAGTGTG GCACCACGGACTTCGAGACCCCCATGGCTGGGGGTTGGGAGGATGCCAGCGTGGGGCGGCTGCAGTGGGGGCGTCACCTGGCCCAGGAAAGCAGGGTCCCTAGCACCCATGCCAGCGGGGCTGCTGCTG GGTACTTCCTGTCCGTGCAAAGAGCCTGGGGGCAGCTGACGGCAGAGGCCCGGGTTCTCACACCAGCCCTGGGCCCCTCAGGCCCCCGCTGTGAACTCCACATGGCTTACTATTTTCAGAGTCACCCCCAAG GCTTCCTGGCGCTGGTCGTGGTGGAGGATGGCAACCGCGAGCTGGTGTGGCAAGTCCCAAGCAGCAGCAGCGGAGGCTGGAAGGTGGACACGGTGCTTCTTGGGGCACGCCACCGGCCCTTCTGG CTGGAGTTTGTTGGCCTGGTGGACTTGGATGGCCCTGGGCACCAGGGCGCGGGGGTGGACAACCTGATCATGAAGGACTGCAGCCCCACGGCGACCAGCGAGACAGACACAG AGATCTCATGTAACTTTGAGCGGGACACATGCGGCTGGCACATCAGCCACCTCACAGACAGTCACTGGCACCGCATGGAGAGCCATGGCCCTGGGTACGACCACACCACAGGCCGAG GCTACTTCATGCTCCTCGACCCCACAGACCCCCCAGCCCGGGGCCCTGGTGCCCAGCTGCTCACCCAGCCCCAGGTGCCGGCAGGCTCTCGGGAGTGTCTCTCCTTCTGGTACCACCTTCACGGACCCCAGATCG GGACGCTGCGCCTGGTGATGAGACGGGATGGGGAGGTGGACACACACCTGTGGTCACGCTCTGGCACCCATGGCAACCGCTGGCACGAGGCCTGGGCCACCCTCCACCACCAGCTGGACTCTGGCACCAAGTACCAA TTGCTGTTCGAGGGCCTCCGGAACGGGTACCACGGCACCATGGCGCTGGATGACGTGGCTGTGCGGCCTGGGCCCTGCTGGGCTCCCAAACGCTGCTCCTTCGAGGACTCAGCCTGCGGCTTCTCCACCAGGGGCCAGGGCCTCTGGATGCGCCAGACCAATGCCACAGGCCACACTGCCTGGGGCCCTCGTGCTGACCACACCACGGAGACGGCTCAGG GGCACTACATGGTGGTGAACACGAGCCCACAGGCCCTGCCCCGCGGCCACATAGCCTCCCTGACCTCAGAGGAGCACAGGCCACtggcccagcctgcctgcctgaCCTTCTGGTACcacctgagcctccaaaacccaG GCACCCTGCAGGTCCACGTGGAGGAGGCCAGGAGACGCCAGGTGCTCAGCATCAGTGCCCATGGAGGGTTTGCCTGGCGCCTGGGCAGCGTGGATGTACAGGCTGAGCAGGCCTGGAGGGTGAGTGTGCAGGTGGGTCCTTCCTCACCCTCAAAGGCTCCAGACTATGTGAGGCTACTCTGCCCTGTGCCTGCCCAGGTGGTGTTTGAGGCTGTGGCCGCCGGCGTGGAGCACTCCTACATCGCTCTGGACGACCTGCTCCTCCAGGACGGGCCCTGCCCTCGGCCAG CTTCCTGTGACTTTGAGGCtggcctgtgtggctggagccacctgccctggcccagcctgggcgGATACAGCTGGGATTGGAGCAGTGGAGACACACCCTCCCGCTACCCCCAGCCCAGTGTGGACCACACCCTGGGCACGGAGGCAG GCCACTTTGCTCTCTTTGAAACTGGCGTGCTGGGGCCTGGGGGCCGGGCGGCCTGGCTGCgcagccagcctctgcctcccaccgTGGTCTCCTGCCTCCGCTTCTGGTACCACATGGGCTTTCCCGAGCACTTCT ACAAGGGTGAGCTGAGGGTGCTCCTGAGCAGTGCCCAGGGCCAGCTGGTCCTGTGGGGTGCGGGCGGGCACCTGCGGCACCAGTGGCTGGAAAGCCGCCTGGAAGTGGCCAGCACTGAGGAGTTCCAGGTGAGGCCAGGAGACCTCAGAGGCTCAGGCGGGGTTATCCTTCTCCTCGGATCCACACAACCTCTTTTCTCCACCTATCAGATCGTGTTTGAAGCCACGCTGGGTGgccagccagccctggggcccaTTGCCCTGGATGACATTGAGTATCTGGCCGGGCAGCGCTGCCAGCTGCCTGCACCCAGCCAGG GGGACGCGGCAGTGGCCACATCTCAGGCCACAGTGCCAGCTGTGGTTGGCggtgccctcctcctcctcgtgcTCCTGGTACTGCTGGCACTCGTGGGAAGGCACTGGCTGTGGAAGAAGGGGGACTGTGCCTTTGGGGCCAAGAGGGCAGCTGCAGCCCCAGGCTTTGACAACATTCTCTTCAATGCG GATGGTGTCATCCTGCCGGTGTCGGTCACCAACGACCAGTAG